The Geobacter sp. AOG2 genome includes a window with the following:
- a CDS encoding DUF364 domain-containing protein: MTGTADGTGVERVENAVLLDETAAVLRRLYGGREADVRIARVIVGIYFVGVMLDNGQTGIAYTPPEIINRGSTRLLARDTRMVKGMQVSEALDGGVSGEFAEVIRLALLNALSAPLLTSGEYLMDSSGGAGPTALFAGRRVCLVGAIVPLIRKISGLAAEIIVIDHKQDTRKLLPEVILSDPDDAASALAACDTAIFTGAAMANGTLAGLIAMVGRSAAMAVVGPSAGCVPDALFRRNVAMTGTAIINDGNRALDILAEGGGAYQLYGTCVRKLNLLNGSRLEELGIPYHAVRGGNLHDG; this comes from the coding sequence ATGACCGGTACAGCGGACGGAACGGGCGTCGAGCGTGTCGAAAACGCCGTACTTCTGGATGAAACGGCGGCGGTCCTGCGCCGATTGTATGGAGGAAGAGAGGCCGATGTCCGCATCGCACGGGTAATCGTCGGGATATACTTCGTGGGGGTCATGCTGGACAACGGTCAGACCGGCATTGCCTATACACCGCCGGAAATCATCAACCGGGGCAGCACCAGGCTGTTGGCCCGCGACACCCGGATGGTAAAAGGAATGCAGGTCAGTGAAGCACTGGACGGAGGCGTCTCGGGCGAATTTGCCGAGGTCATCCGGCTTGCCTTGTTGAACGCCCTTTCCGCCCCGCTGCTGACCAGCGGAGAGTACCTGATGGACAGCTCCGGTGGAGCCGGACCCACGGCGCTCTTCGCCGGCCGCCGGGTGTGCCTGGTGGGGGCAATCGTGCCGTTGATCAGGAAGATTAGCGGGCTGGCAGCCGAGATCATAGTCATAGATCACAAGCAGGATACCCGGAAACTGTTACCGGAAGTCATCCTGAGCGACCCGGACGATGCCGCTTCCGCCTTGGCGGCGTGCGATACGGCAATCTTCACCGGCGCCGCCATGGCCAACGGGACCTTGGCGGGGTTGATCGCGATGGTCGGCCGCTCTGCTGCGATGGCTGTCGTCGGGCCGTCGGCCGGGTGCGTGCCGGACGCGCTTTTCCGCAGAAACGTCGCCATGACCGGAACCGCCATCATCAACGACGGCAACCGGGCCCTGGATATTCTGGCCGAGGGAGGCGGCGCCTACCAGTTGTACGGGACCTGCGTCCGCAAGCTAAACCTGTTGAACGGCTCACGGCTGGAAGAGTTGGGCATACCATATCACGCAGTTCGAGGAGGGAACCTTCATGATGGATGA
- a CDS encoding radical SAM protein: MTQCHYCEWRCRLDETASGRCRMYLATDGGIRERFPGRWSGYMVARIETIPFYHAWPGSRCLTIGTVGCNFSCTYCSNAFVAKKDPLDVLPTLYTFTPHEIVNMAAKLGCHAIVFNVNEPAVSLPTLEQVADEARRSGIHMGCLTNGYTTEESTELLAKIFSFINVSLKGLAPEFNRACIGIPSAAPVLRNIRRLAELCHVEITTPIIQGINDNEIGEIADFIAGVDRNIPWHVLRLLPEDEMKAADYPDIETINRTLDSVRSRLAYIYFHNFVGSDWVNTVCPACGETVMERFSLGCGGDRLQAYSCVDGRCPECHEPIRLAGTFTSWNSGEATS, encoded by the coding sequence ATGACCCAATGCCATTATTGCGAATGGCGGTGTCGTCTCGATGAAACGGCCAGTGGCCGTTGCCGGATGTACCTGGCGACTGACGGTGGCATCCGGGAGCGGTTCCCCGGCAGGTGGAGCGGCTATATGGTGGCGCGAATCGAGACCATACCGTTTTATCATGCTTGGCCCGGAAGTCGTTGCCTGACCATCGGGACCGTGGGGTGCAATTTTTCCTGCACCTACTGTTCCAACGCCTTCGTCGCCAAAAAGGACCCGCTTGATGTGCTTCCAACGCTCTATACCTTCACGCCGCATGAAATTGTGAACATGGCCGCCAAGCTGGGTTGTCACGCCATTGTTTTCAATGTCAACGAACCCGCGGTTTCGTTGCCGACCCTCGAACAGGTCGCCGACGAGGCCCGGCGATCGGGGATTCACATGGGATGCCTCACCAACGGCTACACCACTGAAGAATCAACCGAGCTATTGGCCAAGATTTTTTCGTTTATCAACGTCAGCCTGAAAGGGCTGGCACCGGAATTCAACAGGGCCTGCATCGGCATCCCTTCTGCGGCGCCGGTGCTGCGCAATATCCGCCGGTTGGCGGAGTTATGCCACGTTGAAATCACCACGCCGATAATCCAGGGAATAAATGACAACGAGATCGGAGAAATAGCCGACTTCATAGCCGGGGTGGATCGGAATATCCCCTGGCATGTCCTGAGGCTTTTACCGGAAGACGAGATGAAAGCAGCGGATTATCCGGATATCGAGACCATCAACAGAACCCTCGACTCGGTCCGGTCCAGGCTTGCCTATATCTACTTTCATAACTTCGTCGGTTCCGACTGGGTCAATACCGTTTGTCCAGCCTGCGGCGAGACGGTCATGGAACGTTTCAGTCTGGGGTGCGGCGGAGACCGGTTGCAGGCCTATTCCTGTGTAGATGGCCGCTGCCCGGAATGCCATGAGCCCATACGTCTCGCAGGTACCTTCACCTCCTGGAACTCCGGCGAGGCGACGTCATGA
- a CDS encoding MDR family oxidoreductase: MFKAIMIEKDEAGYRATLKECDEAQLPEGDVTVRVSHSTLNYKDGLAITGRGPVVRAFPMVPGIDLAGIVEETGNPAYRVGDTVLLNGWGVGEGHWGGLAQKARLKGEWLVPLPPQFTPRQAMAIGTAGYTAMLCVLALERYGVTPDKGEILVTGAAGGVGSIAVAILSKLGYTVVGVSGRPEETDYIKSLGGSEVLERSVFSSAGKPLGRERWAGAVDVVGSHTLANVCATTKYRGVVTACGLAGGMDFPATVAPFILRGVTLAGIDSVMCPRNDRLIAWQRLGTDLDISKLSLITNEIGLSETIPMATKLLDGQVRGRIVVDVNA, translated from the coding sequence ATGTTCAAAGCGATCATGATTGAGAAAGACGAGGCGGGTTACCGGGCAACTCTCAAAGAGTGTGATGAGGCACAATTGCCTGAAGGAGACGTAACCGTACGAGTAAGTCATTCAACCCTCAACTACAAAGATGGGCTTGCAATTACTGGTCGGGGTCCTGTCGTTCGCGCGTTCCCGATGGTGCCCGGGATTGATTTGGCCGGTATTGTCGAGGAAACCGGCAACCCGGCGTATCGGGTCGGCGACACCGTGCTCCTGAACGGTTGGGGAGTAGGTGAAGGTCATTGGGGGGGGTTGGCTCAGAAGGCGCGCTTGAAAGGTGAATGGTTGGTTCCACTTCCTCCACAATTTACACCCCGGCAAGCCATGGCCATAGGTACCGCGGGCTATACTGCAATGCTGTGTGTGCTCGCTCTGGAGCGTTACGGCGTAACGCCGGACAAGGGAGAAATCCTGGTCACTGGAGCTGCCGGCGGTGTTGGTAGCATCGCTGTGGCGATACTGTCAAAGCTCGGCTATACGGTTGTTGGCGTGAGCGGACGGCCGGAGGAAACGGACTACATTAAAAGTCTGGGAGGCAGCGAGGTGCTGGAACGGTCAGTCTTTTCCTCTGCGGGTAAGCCTCTCGGGCGGGAACGCTGGGCCGGTGCGGTCGACGTCGTCGGCAGCCATACACTGGCTAACGTGTGCGCTACAACCAAGTACCGTGGTGTTGTGACCGCCTGTGGTCTTGCCGGTGGCATGGATTTTCCGGCGACTGTCGCGCCTTTTATTCTTCGCGGGGTGACCCTCGCCGGCATCGACAGCGTGATGTGCCCGCGTAACGACCGTCTCATCGCTTGGCAACGTTTGGGCACGGACCTTGATATTTCTAAACTGAGCCTGATCACCAATGAGATTGGCCTCAGTGAAACCATTCCCATGGCAACAAAACTGTTGGACGGTCAGGTTCGCGGGCGGATTGTCGTTGATGTGAATGCCTGA
- a CDS encoding iron ABC transporter permease: MKSLKLVIFALFFVAVVLVSLTLGKYPLPLAEITGFLFYRVSGYGSFSTERLQLLDNLIFDIRLPRIMTSALIGAALSVSGASYQAMFINPLVSPGILGVLAGASFGAALGMVFMKTWYAVQISTIIGGFAAVAVTIGIARVYRMPSTIMLVLGGIISGALFSALLSIVKYLSDPYNQLPAITFWLMGNTTMADRDMAVRCGVPICLGIICLIFMARYLNVLSMGDEEARALGVNVELVRTAVIVCATVISTLTVVLGGIINWVGLIIPHIVRMMVGPDNETLLPASVLVGASYLLVVDDISRLTFNVEIPIGIVTALVGIPFFMVVLKNSRKGWQ; the protein is encoded by the coding sequence ATGAAATCGTTGAAACTTGTCATTTTTGCCCTGTTCTTCGTTGCTGTTGTCTTGGTGTCCCTAACCTTGGGGAAATACCCGCTACCCCTTGCCGAGATAACCGGCTTTCTGTTCTACAGGGTGTCCGGCTATGGCTCGTTCAGTACCGAACGTCTGCAACTGCTGGACAATCTCATTTTTGATATCCGCCTGCCACGGATCATGACGTCTGCGCTCATTGGTGCCGCATTGTCGGTGTCGGGGGCTTCCTATCAGGCCATGTTCATCAATCCCCTGGTGTCCCCGGGGATCCTCGGCGTTCTTGCCGGCGCCTCTTTCGGAGCGGCACTGGGGATGGTCTTCATGAAAACCTGGTATGCCGTGCAGATTTCCACCATCATCGGCGGCTTTGCCGCTGTGGCGGTCACCATCGGCATTGCTCGCGTTTACCGGATGCCCAGCACCATCATGCTGGTACTGGGTGGGATTATCAGCGGGGCGCTGTTCAGCGCGCTCCTCTCCATCGTCAAGTACCTATCAGATCCATACAATCAGTTGCCGGCCATCACCTTCTGGCTCATGGGGAACACCACCATGGCGGACCGTGATATGGCCGTCAGGTGCGGCGTGCCGATCTGTCTCGGTATCATCTGCCTGATCTTCATGGCCCGCTACCTCAACGTACTCAGCATGGGGGACGAAGAGGCCCGCGCGTTGGGGGTCAACGTGGAACTGGTCAGGACGGCGGTCATCGTCTGCGCCACGGTCATCAGCACGCTGACCGTTGTGCTGGGCGGCATCATCAACTGGGTCGGCCTGATCATCCCGCACATCGTGCGGATGATGGTTGGCCCGGACAACGAAACGCTGCTGCCGGCATCGGTACTGGTGGGGGCCTCCTATCTGCTGGTGGTGGACGACATCTCGCGCCTGACGTTCAACGTGGAGATCCCCATCGGTATCGTCACAGCCCTGGTGGGCATCCCCTTTTTCATGGTGGTATTGAAGAACAGCCGGAAGGGGTGGCAGTGA
- a CDS encoding ABC transporter ATP-binding protein gives MALIEVRDIAFSYRRLEVLNSVDLDIREGAVTALLGPNGSGKTTLLKLLIGLLKPTRGNVHLNGADIRTLGHREVARQMAYVPQMHKEAFAYRVVDVVLMGRMPHKGFFSPYSATDRQIASEALEKLGIVRLAEQPYTEISGGERQLTLIARAMTQGARVFVMDEPTNGLDYGNQIRLLERLKGLAADGYTFVFSTHHPDHAMAVADRVVMMRGGSITHDGTVIETINSKNLLELYSVDVRLCPIEPGVSVCIPALRWEHAARHPAQNTL, from the coding sequence ATGGCGCTGATCGAAGTGCGGGACATCGCCTTCTCCTATCGCCGGCTGGAGGTTTTGAACAGTGTCGATCTCGACATTAGGGAAGGAGCGGTAACGGCGCTGCTGGGGCCCAACGGCAGCGGCAAGACCACACTGCTCAAGCTGCTGATCGGACTTTTGAAGCCGACGCGGGGCAATGTCCACCTGAACGGCGCGGATATCCGCACCCTCGGGCACCGGGAAGTGGCACGGCAGATGGCGTACGTGCCGCAAATGCACAAGGAGGCGTTTGCCTACCGAGTCGTCGACGTGGTGCTCATGGGGCGGATGCCGCACAAGGGCTTCTTTTCGCCGTATAGCGCCACGGACCGGCAGATCGCAAGCGAGGCTTTGGAAAAGCTCGGTATTGTGCGCCTCGCGGAACAACCCTATACCGAGATCAGCGGCGGGGAACGCCAATTGACCCTGATCGCACGCGCTATGACTCAGGGCGCGCGTGTTTTCGTCATGGATGAACCGACCAACGGCTTGGACTACGGCAACCAAATCCGCCTGCTGGAGCGGCTCAAAGGACTGGCGGCAGACGGGTACACGTTCGTTTTTTCCACCCACCACCCGGACCATGCCATGGCGGTCGCCGACCGGGTGGTCATGATGCGCGGCGGCAGCATCACCCATGACGGCACGGTGATAGAAACGATCAACAGCAAAAACCTGCTGGAACTTTACAGCGTGGATGTCCGCCTTTGCCCGATTGAGCCGGGGGTTTCGGTTTGTATCCCGGCGTTGCGGTGGGAACACGCGGCCAGGCACCCCGCGCAGAACACTTTATAA
- a CDS encoding energy transducer TonB, which produces MKAEGKAYLISACLHLAVVGAAVASATFPKATPAPVPVDVTLLPAEQPDGAAQGGNPGTTAPAAIHARRFLPVPILPQPSLREIVPDSPNTRPEVMSTAPEAAPVAVAAMPETVNVAPGPAVVTLAAAGPVSSPSGHGNGGSGAGEGLDLAGTGSGARGESIESLREGYIRKNYGYIRDLINSNLRYPGKARRLGWSGALKVEFLVLEDGSVQAIRVAKSSGVPLLDRNAEDTVRRSAPFPRPPVSARLVIPVEYVLE; this is translated from the coding sequence GTGAAGGCCGAAGGCAAGGCATATCTCATCTCGGCATGCCTGCATCTGGCGGTTGTGGGAGCCGCTGTCGCGAGCGCCACGTTCCCCAAGGCAACTCCTGCTCCGGTTCCGGTCGACGTTACGTTGCTCCCGGCAGAACAGCCAGATGGTGCGGCTCAGGGTGGCAACCCCGGAACAACCGCTCCGGCGGCAATCCATGCTCGACGCTTTCTCCCTGTCCCGATTCTTCCCCAACCGTCTCTTCGGGAAATCGTACCTGACAGTCCAAACACCCGGCCCGAGGTGATGTCGACCGCACCGGAAGCCGCGCCGGTCGCTGTTGCCGCAATGCCGGAAACGGTTAATGTCGCGCCCGGCCCAGCGGTCGTCACCCTGGCCGCAGCCGGTCCCGTCTCCTCGCCGTCCGGTCATGGAAATGGTGGAAGCGGTGCCGGAGAAGGCCTGGATCTTGCCGGAACAGGCTCGGGGGCCCGGGGCGAAAGTATCGAAAGCCTTCGGGAGGGTTACATCAGGAAGAATTACGGTTACATCCGCGACCTTATTAACAGTAATTTGCGCTATCCCGGAAAAGCTCGCCGCTTGGGGTGGAGCGGGGCTCTCAAGGTCGAATTCCTCGTGCTGGAAGATGGGTCCGTGCAGGCTATCCGGGTAGCCAAAAGCTCTGGAGTGCCGCTTCTGGACCGCAACGCCGAGGATACGGTCCGAAGGAGCGCTCCTTTTCCCCGGCCCCCGGTCAGCGCCCGGCTGGTGATACCGGTGGAGTATGTGCTCGAATAG
- a CDS encoding L-lactate dehydrogenase codes for MKVGIVGGGFVGATAAYAMVMGGVGREIVLIDKNEARSRAEANDIYHAVPFARPLKVTSGGYADLKGSRAVIIAAGVNQKPGESRLELLQRNAAVFRDVVPEVLAHAPDAVLVIATNPVDVMTHLAARYAKVHGVSSSRVLGSGTMLDTARFRTLLGSHLGVDPHHVHGYVLGEHGDSEVLTWSLVTVGGIPLKEFCRLRGVQFDVDQRLRIDHSVRGAAYAIIKGKGATYYGVGSALARIVDVILCDQRAILTVCTPLSESWTEGDVTVSLPHLVGEAGVLATFSPVLTPEEESSLQASAAVVRSAIEGLDVPPKT; via the coding sequence ATGAAAGTCGGTATTGTCGGAGGTGGTTTTGTTGGGGCGACCGCGGCATACGCTATGGTGATGGGGGGAGTCGGCCGGGAGATCGTACTGATCGACAAGAATGAAGCCCGCAGCCGCGCTGAGGCGAACGATATTTACCATGCCGTTCCCTTTGCCCGGCCGCTGAAAGTGACCAGCGGCGGTTATGCCGACCTGAAGGGGAGCCGCGCCGTCATCATCGCCGCCGGTGTCAACCAGAAGCCGGGCGAGAGCCGATTGGAACTTCTGCAACGCAATGCTGCCGTGTTTCGTGATGTTGTGCCGGAGGTACTTGCCCATGCTCCTGACGCCGTACTGGTGATCGCCACCAACCCGGTGGATGTGATGACCCACTTGGCGGCGCGCTACGCGAAGGTTCACGGAGTTTCGTCAAGCAGGGTCCTCGGTTCCGGCACCATGCTTGATACCGCCCGCTTTCGTACCCTCCTGGGAAGCCACCTTGGTGTGGACCCGCACCATGTCCACGGCTACGTGCTTGGGGAACATGGCGATTCCGAGGTGTTGACTTGGTCGCTGGTGACGGTTGGGGGGATTCCCTTGAAAGAGTTTTGCCGTTTGCGCGGCGTTCAGTTTGATGTCGACCAGCGGCTAAGGATCGATCACAGCGTGCGCGGGGCTGCCTATGCCATCATCAAGGGGAAGGGGGCCACCTATTACGGGGTCGGCAGCGCGTTGGCGCGCATTGTCGATGTGATTCTCTGTGATCAGCGGGCCATCCTTACCGTCTGCACCCCTCTGTCTGAATCGTGGACGGAAGGCGACGTGACCGTCTCGCTACCTCACTTGGTGGGTGAGGCGGGAGTGCTGGCGACCTTTTCGCCGGTCCTGACTCCTGAGGAGGAATCGTCGCTCCAGGCCAGTGCCGCAGTGGTCCGCAGTGCCATCGAAGGGTTGGATGTGCCGCCCAAGACATAA
- a CDS encoding class I SAM-dependent methyltransferase, whose amino-acid sequence MKETDVPAYNRVALSANVSIYAFYATRILERTGISMGKCLDVGCGGGYLGLALSRLSNFDFVFLDQSPAMLRCAETNIRAEGLAARSRIVQGRVQAIPLDDASVNLVVSRGSVPFWDDLPAAFREIHRVLAPLGRAYVGGGLGPPELRDALREQARREDPGWQGREHAIPRRDTAEYREALNAAGIANFTVTRSDEGTWIEFGKG is encoded by the coding sequence ATGAAGGAAACTGACGTTCCGGCATATAACCGAGTGGCCCTGAGCGCGAATGTGTCGATATATGCATTCTACGCCACCCGTATTCTCGAAAGGACTGGCATTTCAATGGGGAAATGCCTGGACGTCGGCTGTGGCGGCGGCTATCTGGGATTGGCGTTGTCGCGGCTTTCAAACTTCGACTTCGTTTTCCTCGATCAGTCGCCGGCCATGCTCCGCTGTGCCGAGACAAACATCCGTGCCGAAGGGCTCGCCGCCAGAAGCCGCATCGTCCAGGGTCGGGTTCAGGCCATCCCCCTGGATGACGCGTCCGTGAACCTGGTGGTGAGCAGGGGCTCGGTGCCGTTCTGGGATGACCTTCCGGCGGCATTCCGGGAGATTCACCGGGTATTGGCGCCCTTGGGACGGGCTTACGTAGGGGGTGGGCTCGGCCCTCCGGAACTGAGGGATGCGCTCCGGGAACAGGCCCGGCGGGAAGATCCCGGATGGCAGGGACGGGAACATGCCATCCCACGGCGTGACACGGCTGAATACCGGGAGGCGCTCAACGCCGCCGGCATAGCGAACTTTACGGTTACCCGTAGCGACGAGGGGACATGGATCGAATTCGGGAAAGGATAA
- a CDS encoding FmdE family protein gives MMDDYPALLAEAGKFHGEVCTGIEIGTRMTMCGLARIGISDPKGTDRKKLMVFVEVDRCTTDAIMALTGCKPGKRTMKIRDYGKMAATFINLESGKAIRVVTRMGRKQNSEAPREKPDFAGAPENELFSIMEVEVPLRPEDMPGKPLRRVICDRCGESVMDGREVEHQGETLCKPCFDGADYYRTPASRAVSA, from the coding sequence ATGATGGATGATTATCCGGCTCTGCTGGCCGAGGCGGGCAAATTTCACGGTGAGGTGTGCACCGGGATCGAGATCGGCACACGTATGACCATGTGCGGGCTCGCACGTATCGGCATCAGCGACCCCAAGGGAACCGACCGGAAAAAGTTGATGGTGTTCGTCGAGGTGGACCGGTGCACAACTGATGCGATCATGGCGCTGACCGGCTGCAAACCGGGCAAGCGAACCATGAAAATCCGCGATTATGGCAAGATGGCCGCTACATTCATCAACTTGGAGTCGGGCAAGGCAATCCGGGTCGTGACCCGGATGGGCCGCAAGCAGAACAGTGAAGCGCCGCGGGAGAAACCTGATTTCGCGGGAGCGCCGGAGAATGAGTTGTTCTCCATCATGGAAGTGGAGGTGCCGTTGAGGCCTGAGGATATGCCGGGGAAACCGTTGCGTCGGGTTATCTGCGACCGGTGTGGGGAGAGCGTGATGGACGGGCGCGAAGTAGAGCATCAGGGTGAGACCCTGTGCAAGCCATGCTTCGATGGTGCGGACTACTATCGCACTCCTGCATCCCGTGCGGTCAGTGCATGA
- a CDS encoding ABC transporter substrate-binding protein: MKSCLASIIRLSALLALSMAGTSQAREITDMAGRTVTVPDVIRKAYAPSPYGSYMMYSVAPEKLAGLMFALKEEDKPYLHPSVRNLPLIGGFSGESMQTNIEVLMRAKPDVIVIWAGKATPFNRKAEEVLKKLNIPFVYATVDTLDDYPAAYAFFGKLMGKEAKTAKEAEYTRKTLHDVDAVVRKIPTSRRPKVYYAEGVDGLSTECDDSIHVQLMKLAGDVDVHRCHTSNHKGFEKISLEQVIMYNPDVIVAQEKVFYDKIKSDPAWRSVKAVRDGRVYLVPRTPFNWFDRPPSFMRILGLKWLMNCLYPKEFPLDIVKETKEFYKLFLGVTLSNGDVKKIVYR, from the coding sequence ATGAAATCATGCTTGGCAAGTATCATCCGGCTGTCGGCGCTGTTGGCACTGTCCATGGCTGGCACTTCACAGGCGCGGGAGATCACCGACATGGCGGGACGCACGGTGACGGTGCCGGACGTCATCAGGAAAGCCTATGCTCCGTCTCCCTACGGTTCCTACATGATGTACTCGGTTGCGCCGGAAAAACTGGCGGGGCTCATGTTCGCGCTCAAGGAGGAGGATAAGCCGTATCTGCATCCGAGCGTTCGTAATCTGCCGTTGATCGGGGGGTTTTCCGGCGAGTCGATGCAGACTAACATCGAGGTGCTGATGAGGGCAAAACCGGATGTCATCGTGATCTGGGCGGGAAAGGCGACTCCGTTTAATCGGAAGGCAGAAGAGGTTCTGAAAAAACTGAATATACCCTTTGTCTATGCCACGGTGGATACTCTGGACGACTATCCGGCCGCCTATGCATTTTTCGGCAAACTGATGGGCAAGGAGGCCAAAACGGCGAAAGAGGCTGAATACACGAGGAAAACGTTGCATGATGTGGATGCTGTGGTGCGGAAGATTCCCACCAGCCGAAGGCCGAAAGTCTACTATGCGGAAGGGGTGGATGGCCTCTCCACTGAATGTGACGACTCCATTCATGTACAACTTATGAAACTCGCTGGCGACGTTGATGTACACCGTTGCCATACGTCGAACCACAAGGGGTTTGAAAAGATCTCCCTGGAGCAGGTCATCATGTACAACCCTGACGTGATCGTGGCTCAAGAGAAAGTGTTCTATGATAAGATAAAGAGCGATCCGGCATGGCGTTCCGTCAAGGCGGTACGCGATGGGCGTGTCTACCTAGTGCCGCGCACCCCGTTCAACTGGTTTGACCGTCCCCCGTCATTCATGCGTATCCTCGGGTTGAAGTGGCTTATGAACTGCTTGTACCCGAAAGAATTTCCTCTCGATATCGTAAAGGAGACCAAGGAGTTCTACAAACTGTTCCTCGGGGTAACGCTTTCCAATGGGGATGTAAAAAAGATCGTCTACCGTTAG
- a CDS encoding TonB-dependent siderophore receptor — protein sequence MRRLVAVSLALCLGVAVTPAAVWAADVEQVEMERIGVKAKRDVLPVYSPVAATESTKLTTEIIDSEEIKATNPVDFYDLISRGAGMQESFQGRKIMNFMTVRQGGGLNLILDGMYIPSTQASRILAQFPVDAIESVRIIRDSTSLSLGPVKAFASYASAPNEGCVVITTKRGYRPDGGVVAQYGSLDTREFQFYHGNKIGNFDYHLTGTSTGTSGRSGEYADAKSMSFLFSNGYEGPKLKVSSMLFYDNGKRDFQIADGTSPVATNIPHWGYDPLEGLWFSFNASLLWTPTQITSLNYGHGMVEDTEWTSTYNGTTGVETPKSSHQRDSSDNYHLWHTAVFGNNTLKAGGQMVWWHEPTGYASYDGNEREETLIGGYIQDEHKFMGGRLTVDGGFRIDADYMTTGVDKYSPTMVTNKKMKNEWTKPVYEVSIGTAYKLDPIYTLNARFGYTHADLDSYLATVDNKNLPAEERFKYELGVGATYHPAFNPTVTIFYYDIKDSKNVAKTQTYSSGGVQYTYNVFDSYNEGQWGGEVSVGGSVPYGFDYKANYSHKESTVSSNNNSMPRDSASFLVGHTYGPLKTNVSMRYVSAYDQGTSTPHGNLLKLDANIGYDYKINQLSGRIMVFGRNLMDDRYKTSQNYADVGTTFGVRLEAGF from the coding sequence ATGCGGAGGTTGGTTGCAGTAAGTCTGGCTCTCTGTCTGGGGGTGGCGGTTACGCCGGCAGCAGTTTGGGCAGCGGACGTCGAACAGGTGGAGATGGAGCGGATCGGGGTAAAGGCCAAACGGGATGTCCTCCCTGTGTATAGCCCGGTTGCCGCCACGGAAAGCACGAAACTAACTACGGAGATCATCGATAGTGAGGAGATAAAAGCCACCAACCCAGTGGATTTTTACGACCTAATCAGCCGCGGCGCCGGTATGCAGGAGAGCTTCCAAGGGCGCAAGATCATGAACTTCATGACCGTCCGTCAGGGCGGCGGGCTGAATCTCATCCTCGATGGGATGTATATCCCCAGCACCCAGGCGTCCCGAATCCTTGCACAATTCCCCGTGGACGCCATCGAGTCGGTCAGGATCATTCGCGATTCGACAAGCCTGTCACTGGGTCCGGTCAAGGCATTCGCCTCCTATGCCAGCGCTCCGAATGAGGGGTGTGTCGTCATCACCACCAAACGCGGCTACCGGCCCGATGGAGGGGTGGTAGCCCAGTATGGTTCCCTTGATACGCGCGAGTTTCAATTTTATCACGGCAACAAAATCGGCAACTTCGACTACCACCTGACCGGCACCTCGACCGGCACCAGCGGCAGGTCAGGTGAGTATGCCGACGCAAAATCCATGTCGTTTCTGTTCAGCAACGGTTACGAAGGACCGAAGCTCAAGGTGAGTTCCATGCTGTTTTACGACAACGGCAAGCGTGATTTCCAGATAGCCGACGGCACGAGTCCTGTCGCCACCAACATCCCTCATTGGGGATACGATCCCTTGGAGGGGCTCTGGTTCTCCTTCAATGCCAGCCTGCTCTGGACACCGACCCAGATTACGTCCTTGAACTACGGCCATGGTATGGTCGAGGATACGGAGTGGACCAGCACCTATAATGGCACGACAGGTGTGGAAACCCCAAAATCCAGCCATCAGCGCGACAGTTCGGACAACTACCACCTCTGGCACACTGCGGTCTTCGGCAACAACACGCTCAAGGCGGGCGGCCAGATGGTCTGGTGGCACGAACCGACCGGTTATGCCTCCTACGACGGCAATGAGCGCGAAGAAACCCTTATCGGCGGCTATATCCAGGACGAACACAAGTTCATGGGAGGCAGGCTTACCGTAGACGGTGGATTCAGAATAGACGCGGACTACATGACCACCGGCGTCGACAAATATTCTCCTACGATGGTGACGAACAAGAAGATGAAGAACGAATGGACCAAGCCGGTGTACGAAGTCAGCATCGGCACGGCCTACAAACTGGACCCGATTTACACGCTCAATGCCCGGTTCGGGTACACCCATGCCGACCTTGATTCCTATCTGGCCACGGTCGACAACAAGAACCTGCCTGCCGAGGAACGCTTCAAGTACGAACTGGGGGTGGGAGCAACCTATCACCCCGCCTTCAACCCCACGGTGACGATCTTTTACTACGACATCAAGGACTCGAAGAATGTCGCGAAGACCCAGACGTATAGTTCCGGTGGGGTACAGTATACCTACAACGTGTTCGACTCGTACAACGAAGGGCAGTGGGGGGGCGAAGTTTCCGTCGGCGGCAGCGTCCCCTATGGATTCGACTACAAGGCCAACTATTCCCACAAAGAATCCACGGTTTCATCAAATAACAACAGTATGCCGCGTGACTCTGCCTCGTTCCTGGTCGGCCATACCTATGGACCACTGAAGACCAATGTATCCATGCGGTATGTGTCGGCCTACGACCAGGGCACCAGCACCCCTCACGGAAACCTGCTCAAGCTCGATGCCAATATCGGCTACGACTATAAGATCAATCAATTGAGCGGTCGCATCATGGTCTTTGGCCGCAACCTGATGGATGACCGGTACAAGACCTCGCAAAATTACGCCGACGTCGGTACCACATTCGGGGTGCGCCTGGAAGCCGGTTTTTAG